The following are from one region of the Agelaius phoeniceus isolate bAgePho1 chromosome 20, bAgePho1.hap1, whole genome shotgun sequence genome:
- the LOC129129190 gene encoding argininosuccinate lyase-like — MAAAAEGNKLWGGRFSGSTDPIMEMLNASISYDQRLAEVDIQGSMAYAKALEKSGILSKAELEKILGGLEKISEEWSKGVFGVIQTDEDIHTANERRLKELIGDVAGKLHTGRSRNDQVVTDLKLFMKNSLSIISTHLLRLIETLVERAAIEIDVILPGYTHLQKAQPIRWSQFLLSHAVALTRDSERLGEVKRRINVLPLGSGALAGNPLGIDRELLCSELDFASISLNSMDAVSERDFVVEFLSAATLLMIHLSKMAEDLIIYSTSEFGFLTLSDAYSTGSSLMPQKKNPDSLELIRSKAGRVFGRLAAILMVLKGLPSTYNKDLQEDKEAVFDVVDTLNAVLQVATGVISTLQINKESMERALNPEMLATDLALYLVRKGMPFRQAHVASGKAVQLAETKGITINHLSLEELQNISPLFGSDVAQVFSVLSSVEQYTAAGGTAKSSVSAQIEQLRELLKRLKEQA; from the exons atggcagcagcagccgaG GGGAATAAGCTTTGGGGTGGAAGATTCAGTGGAAGCACAGATCCCATCATGGAGATGCTCAATGCTTCCATCAGCTATGACCAGAGGCTGGCTGAGGTGGACATCCAGGGGAGCATGGCTTATGCCAAAGCCTTGGAGAAATCTGGGATCCTGTCTAaagctgagctggagaagaTCCTGGGAGGCCTGGAAAAG ATCTCTGAGGAATGGTCCAAGGGAGTCTTTGGTGTGATCCAGACTGATGAGGACATCCACACTGCCAACGAGCGCAGGCTGAAG gAGCTGATTGGAGATGTAGCTGGGAAGTTGCACACTGGCAGAAGCAGGAATGATCAG GTTGTGACTGATCTGAAGCTGTTCATGAAGAATTCCCTCTCCATCATCTCCACGCACCTCCTGCGGCTCATTGAGACCCTGGTGGAACGTGCTGCCAT agAAATCGATGTGATCCTGCCTGGCTACACCCACCTGCAGAAAGCTCAGCCCATCCGATGGAGCCAGTTCTTGCTCAG ccatgctgttGCTCTGACCCGTGATTCTGAGCGCCTGGGAGAGGTGAAGAGGAGGATCAATGTCTTGCCTTTGGGAAG TGGAGCTCTGGCTGGAAACCCCCTGGGAATCgacagagagctgctgtgcagtg AGCTGGACTTTGCCTCCATCAGCCTGAACAGCATGGATGCCGTCAGCGAGAGGGACTTTGTGG TGGAATTCCTCTCTGCTGCCACCCTGCTGATGATCCACCTCAGCAAGATGGCTGAGGATCTCATCATCTACAGCACCAGCGAGTTTGGCTTCCTGACCCTCTCTGATGCCTACAG cactggcagcagcctgATGCCTCAGAAGAAGAACCCTGACAGTCTGGAGCTGATCCGCAGCAAAGCCGGGCGAGTGTTCGGACGG TTGGCTGCAATTCTGATGGTCCTCAAAGGACTCCCGAGCACCTACAACAAGGACCTGCAG GAGGACAAGGAGGCTGTCTTTGATGTCGTGGACACCCTGAATGCTGTGCTCCAGGTTGCCACTGGAGTGATTTCCACCCTCCAG ATCAACAAGGAGAGCATGGAGAGGGCGCTGAACCCAGAGATGTTGGCTACGGACCTGGCTCTGTACCTGGTTCGGAAGGGA ATGCCCTTCAGACAAGCCCACGTGGCCTCTGGCAAGGCTGTCCAGCTGGCTGAGACCAAAGGCATCACCATCAACCacctcagcctggaggagctgcagaacaTCAG ccccctgtttgGCAGCGACGTGGCGCAGGTGTTCAGCGTGCTGAGCAGCGTGGAGCAGTACACGGCCGCGGGCGGCACCGCCAAGAGCAGCGTCTCCGCCCAGATCGAGCAGCTGCGGGAGCTGCTCAAGAGGCTCAAGGAGCAGGCTTAG
- the GUSB gene encoding beta-glucuronidase produces the protein MALAAAGGGGAGLCTLLMLPVLLLFLPGLAAGAAGMLQPRDTPSRERRELGGLWSFRADLSPGRDAGFAQRWYRRPLRQTGPVIDMPVPASFNDITQDPSLENFIGWVWYEKEVLLPLRWLQGDPAPRVVLRFGSAHYYSIVWVNGVQVVEHEGGHLPFEADISSVVQGSPGSLCRITVALNNTLTPHTLPPGSIQYMADRSRYPKNYFVQNTKFDFFNYAGIHRPVVLYTTPAAYIDDITVTTTSSDSVARVQYQVSVAGSTANSLSLSLRDQEGKVVATGDGPVGELKVLSPNLWWPYLMHENPGYLYSLEVRMQAQLDGALLEDVYTLPVGIRTVHVTSSQFLINGRPFYFHGVNKHEDADIRGKGLDWPLIVKDFNLLRWLGANSFRTSHYPYAEEIMDLCDAYGIAVIDESPGVGIKLPESFGNRSLQHHLAVMEELVRRDKNRPSVVMWSVANEPASELPPAAHYFKTVIAHTKALDPSRPVTFVTDVNYALDHGAPYVDVICVNSYFSWYHDPGHLEVIPLQLTAQFENWYKTYQKPIIQSEYGADSVPGLHSDPPLMFSEEYQQALLREYHSVLDKKRKEYVVGELIWNFADFMTNQGTTRVLGNKKGIFTRQRQPKAAAFVLRDRYWRIANESSCLPPAITSHSLFLK, from the exons ATGGCGCTGGCGGCCgcaggcggcggcggggccggtcTGTGCACGCTGCTGATGCTgccggtgctgctgctgttcctcccGGGGCTGGCGGCCGGTGCCGCCGGGATGCTGCAGCCCCGGGACACCCCCTCCCGAGAGCGCAGGGAGCTCGGCGGCCTCTGGAGCTTCCGCGCCGATCTGTCTCCGGGCAGGGACGCCGGGTTCGCGCAGCGCTGGTACCGGCGGCCGCTCCGGCAG ACCGGCCCCGTGATTGACATGCCGGTGCCTGCCAGCTTCAACGACATCACGCAGGACCCCAGCCTGGAGAATTTCATCGGCTGGGTGTGGTACGAGAAGGAGGTGCTGCTCCCCCTGCGCTGGCTGCAGGGCGATCCCGCCCCCAGGGTGGTGCTGCGCTTTGGGAGCGCCCATTACTACTCCATCGTG TGGGTGAACGGGGTGCAGGTGGTGGAGCACGAAGGGGGGCACCTGCCCTTTGAGGCTGACATCAGCAGCGTGgtgcagggcagcccaggctCCCTGTGCCGCATCACTGTGGCCCTCAACAACACCCTGACCCCCCACACGCTGCCCCCGGGCTCCATCCAGTACATGGCTGACAGATCAAG GTACCCCAAGAACTATTTTGTGCAGAACACCAAGTTTGATTTCTTTAATTATGCTGGGATCCACCGCCCAGTTGTGCTTTACACCACTCCTGCTGCCTACATCGATGACATCACTGTGACAACCACTTCATCAGACAGTGTGG CCAGGGTGCAGTATCAGGTGTCAgtggctggcagcacagccaatTCCTTGTCCCTGAGCTTACGTGACCAGGAGGGGAAGGTGGTGGCTACAGGTGATGGCCCAGTGGGAGAGCTCAAAGTCCTCAGCCCCAACCTCTGGTGGCCTTACCTGATGCACGAGAACCCTGGATACCTGTACTCCTTGGAG GTGAGGATGCAGGCCCAgctggatggggccctgctgGAGGACGTGTACACGCTGCCCGTGGGCATCCGCACCGTGCACGTCACCAGCAGCCAGTTCCTCATCAATGGCCGGCCCTTCTACTTCCACGGGGTCAACAAGCACGAGGATGCAGAC ATCCGTGGCAAAGGCCTGGACTGGCCCCTGATTGTGAAGGATTTCAACCTGCTGCGCTGGCTGGGGGCCAACTCGTTCCGCACCAGCCACTACCCCTACGCTGAGGAGATCATGGACCTGTGCGACGCCTACGGCATCGCCGTCATCGACGAGAGCCCGGGGGTGGGCATCAAACTGCC agAGAGCTTTGGGAACAGGTCCCTGCAGCACCACCTGGCAGTGATGGAGGAGCTGGTGCGCAGGGATAAGAACAGGCCCTCCGTGGTCATGTGGTCAGTGGCCAACGAGCCGGcctcagagctgcccccagctgCTCACTACTTCAA GACAGTGATAGCTCACACTAAAGCTCTCGACCCCTCCAGACcagtcacctttgtgacagatGTTAATTACGCTCTTGATCATGGT GCTCCCTATGTGGATGTGATTTGTGTGAACAGCTACTTCTCCTGGTACCATGACCCAGGCCACCTGGAAGTGATCCCACTCCAACTCACAGCCCAGTTTGAGAACTGGTATAAAACCTACCAAAAACCCATTATCCAGAGTGAATATGGAGCAGACTcagtgcctgggctgcacagt gaccCTCCCCTGATGTTCAGTGAGGAGTACCAGCAGGCCCTGCTCAGGGAGTACCACTCTGTGCTGGACAAGAAGAGGAAGGAGTACGTGGTTGGGGAGCTCATCTGGAATTTTGCTGATTTCATGACCAATCAAG GCACCACACGAGTTCTGGGCAACAAGAAGGGAATCTTCACCCGCCAGCGCCAGCCCAAAGCCGCTGCCTTTGTCCTTAGGGACAGGTACTGGAGGATTGCAAATGAATCAAGCTGTCTTCCTCCTGCAATAACATCACATTCCCTCTTcctaaaatga